The genomic interval GCCCCCAGTGAAGCCCAGATGTGGGATGTAAAACCCTAGAATAGAAACAGGATGTACTTTCAGTATTTGTGCAAGAAGATCCAAGTGAGAACAAGGAGCTACAGCAACACGCTGTCACCACCTTAGAGCTGTTCTAGCAGCAAAAGAACCAATCTGTGCAGATGAAGCTCCTCCTAAAGCGTTGGCAGACAGCATGCCCACCAATGTCCCGTCCTTCCCCCTAActttagtaatagtaataatattagtaatatcatctttattgtcattgaaacatacattacaaccaaatttgttctctgcttttaacccatcacccttggggagcagtgggctgccatgtgcggcgccctgGGAACAAtctgggggttaagggtcttgcttagggacccagagtgcaggcgctggggatcaaaccgggtacttgcatccttcttagtgcaagcgtgctgctctaaccactaggccaacacttaCCTCCTCATCTTCGCTGTCCCTCTTCACCATTTCCTCCGGTAATTAACACTAAATAATCAGCTCCTCCCATTTCTGTATATTGGATGTTCTCAAACCCTCCAACACTCCCACTGTAAGCAGAATCTGCGCAGCGCATGTTCAGCCTTAACTGAGGAAGGGAAATAATGAGGAAGTGTGGTCATAAATGTTTAGCTGGCAGGAGCGGTGCAGAGCGCAGTCCAGGTTATACAGGGAGCAAGGGTCGCTGGCTGCGCAGGACGACAGGTGAAGCAGATCAGATGTGTGCGAGTGGAAGCGCAGGTAAGGATCTTTTTGAGTCCATACTAGTGCGGAGCGGACTCGCTGCAGTGTGAGCCGTTAAAAGAACGCGGCGCACCGGCGCTTCTCTGAATCTCCGTCTCAGCCGCTTGTACTTTTCCTTTAGTTGTCAGGGAGAAAACGATGAAGGCGTTCAGGAGGACACGTGTTTCCAAACATGTCAGCTGATGTTTATGAGCCCGTCGTGTTCTTGTGCAAGACACGTTCCCAGAGGCAACGCTGGGAGCCGCACGTCTTGGCTGTTGCACAAATGTGTTTTGGAGCGTCAGCATTtttagatttagttttctttttaaccttTCTGTGCtatattgagaaaaaaaaatccccaaatccATCAAGGTTTCAAACAGCCTCGGCATTCTTGGAAGCTAGATTGAATGAATGAGAAGGGATTCACAGCAGATCTGGCCTCAGAGGGTGAGAGTGATGATGAGGAAGAAGAGAAACTGGAGCCGCTGGGTGGTCGGTAAGCAGTCTGGACCACAGTCACCACTAACTCATCTAACGGACTGGAATCCTGCTATAGACGGAAGGCATGCTGAGAGATTGTTTGAGATGATTCAGAGATGCTCCAGACCACTCGGCTCATCTGCGTCTGGTCTACTCTGtctacccagaaccagaaccaaacatggagaagcagcatttggttcctatgctccacaaatctggaacaaacttccagaaagctggaaaccagcagaaacattgagttcctttaaatcaagactgtaaacccacctgtttagagttgatttcagcccataataacaggaccACTGACCAACATATCTGATGtgcattgatgttttcaccagatacaatttaatgtttgctaACGGTCTCTCAACCAGAGACCGTTtggatgtgtttatgatgtttttatgtcttcATGATGTACAtgaagcactttgaactgccttgctgctgaaatgtgctacagaTAAGCTGGACTGACTAGAGAAGGCTGAGGAGAAAGGGTTGGCTGATCTACAGAGTAAAGCACGGCGGTGGGGACATTAGGCTGTGGGGCTGATTGGCCATCCGTGGGAAAGGACCCAGTGACTGCAGTGTAAACTCTTGTTTTTCCTCAGCCAGACCACTGAATGGTTGGTCATGGATGGGTTCTCCGGCTGGGCAATAACCCAGAGTGTGTTGCCATGGCAACAAAGGAGCAGATGAAGAAGAGAAATCTGTTGATGAAGCTAAAGCGTTAAGCTGGTGAAAACGTAGCCAGGAAATATGAAGGTGTCAAGGTTTCTGTGCTAAAGAGAGGACCAAATCCCCACTGATGGTGCGAGGCCTAACAAGAACCTTCTGCTGCTGAGCTGGACCGCGTGGGTTTTCCAGCCTGTACCTGGTCATGTTATGCTGGGAGATCAAATGCGTATAGTAAACGTTAGCTAGGCTTTTGGACTGATGTTTTAGCTTTCTCCATTAAAATGACCTAGCAGCTGTTTCCCACCTCAGTTAGGGATGATCTCCTCGCTGGGTCttggttttctttctctccagaGTGAAATGATGGATGGGTGCTGGacgttcctcctcctgctgggcCTTTCTGCTGTGGTAACGGGACAGCCAAGGCAAGATGTGGAAACAGACGCCTCGGTAGGAGAAGTTTTAGCTGCCTAGATCTTTGACCTCCATGTTTCAGGTCCTCCTGTTTATGGCTGTCCGTCTGTTGTCCATCCCTCAGGGGGTCAGGAACCTGACAGGCAGGCTTCTGCAGGTCATCCCTCCTAACCACAACAGTTCAAATGTTTCCACACTGCTGATCAAAGGCAACCAGATTACTCTGAACGAGACGGACCGACAAGCCCTGGCTACTTATCCCACGCTGGTTGAACTCCATCTAGGTGGTAACCGGGTCACTGCTGTACCAGCCAGGTGCTTCTCTGGGTTATCACGCCTCAGAGTGTTATCTCTAGCCAGAAACCGCATCAGCAGGTGACTAAGACAGCAAAACACAGTGGCTCTACAGCATGTTCTATCTAGTTTCTGACGGGAAAACAAATGTCTTTGTTCCAGCCTGAACCCTGAGGCTCTGTCTGGCTTGGATGCTCTAGAAGAGCTGGACCTGTCCAACAACAACCTGACTGAGCTCCCCGCCAAGATGACCGAGCTAAAAACCCTAAAGGTGAGCCATGCAAAGCCCAATAGAAAATCCCTAAGAAGTCCGGCTTTATGAAAAAATAGTCCAACACAGCTAAGAGTCCTAAACCAATGGCCTGGATGGTGACTTACTGCTCATGCTGACAAGTGTCGGTCAGAAATCTAACTGGACCACTACCGACAGCTGCTGAGGAGTCCAGCAGTCAGACGAGTGAAGGTCACATGATAAAGGAGGATGTATTGTAGGCCAGTTTGATTGATCCAGGTGTTTCCTTTTTATCTACCAACCCTGCTGTGGGTGATCTGGTTAGATCCTGCGCCTGGAAGAGAACCCGTGGAACTGTTCCTGTCCTCTGCTGAACGCCATTGGAAGCTTGAAAGAAGCCCACGTCATTATTGGTACCACGATTCCTTTGTAAACCCACCCTGACTGGCACCGGTCCAGCTACAGTCTAGCTGAAACACATGACTACCTTTCCGCTCTCTCTCTTCAGGAACAACAGCCAGCTGCTCATCTCCAGCAGAGCGCCAAGGAAGAAAACTCCTGGATTCTATCAACCTGTGTTCCACATCCTCACCAGGCCAGAACCCGCCACCAACACCAGTCACCTCTCAGCAGACCAAAGGAATCAGCAATATGCCGGCGACCGCTGCAACAAGTCCCAATTGTACCATCAGTAAAGGTAAGACACCCAGACAGAAGCTTCACAGACCGCAGTCACTGACAGATTCTAACGGCTCACAGCATTTCTCCTCTCCATCCCCCCCACCAAGCAGACCAGAAACCTGCGCCTGGCAACACGTGGAAGTTCACGGCCTGCGTCGCCGCCTTGGCGCTGACCACCTGCATGCTCATCCTCGCCGCCATCAAGGGGCCGTCCTGGTACAAACGCATCCACAACTACAGACATCGGAGACTGCAccacgacgacgacgacgaggaACCGCAAACCGTGTCGGCGGTCTTCAGAGAGACACGGGGCCAGCACACGTTCATGTTTGAGGAGCTGAGTCATCAGGTGGAGGAaggagacgaggaggaggacggATACTTTGAGGATCCGTACATCAAGAAGGCCGAGGATGCAGACGCAGAGATTGTGGGAGGAACAGAGGCTCACTGAGAGGCTGGTATCAGATTAAGACGTGCTAGATCTAATATGAGGCGATAAGAAActagttgttttgtttctatatACTTTGATGAATTccagtttaaagtttaatgaCCCTACTCCATGTCATTGTGTGCCGGATTGTATGGTTGCTGTAATGGTGTTCAGAGGTTTATGTAATGTGTAGTGCTATTCCAACATAAATGTTCCTTGCATCTTATTTTACCAAAGCTTAGCCGTTTTCTTGTCACGGTTCTCTTTGGGGGATAAGCGCTAAAGTCCAGTGAGAGAGAAGAGTCCAAGCAGGTCACCAGACTACGGTCTCATTCTGTTTTCAGCTACACCTGGGGTGGCGCTAAATACAAGAAGCTTTAAAGACGGGATCCTTTCATTGATACTTTAGCATCCTTTCTCAGCCCCATGGAGTTACCAGCTAACCTGCTTTTCCAAACAGACCTCCAGACTTCATGTGGCCTGCAGATTAGCTCAGGAGGTGCagagagagcttcatggaaggGTCCTGCCTGGTGGAGCAGCTGCACCCAAGCCAGCCAAGGGCCCTGCAAAAACCCTGGATGAACCGAGGGATGCACTGGACACTGGTCCGTTCATTTAAAGGTTGGGCATTAAAGCTGCTGGATTCTGCCCAACTGTGCAAAGTCATAGAATCCTTGTTCTAAGCTGCACACATTTCCAATAAACCCAGTGCTCTCTAGCTAAGCCTGTTAGATTTCACATCCTGGTAACATTCGTGTTCAACCCAGAACCAAGCTGTGGACACAACCTACTCCTGGGAAGTTTAAATAATTCatctccaaaacatcacacCACCAAGAGAAATAAACTGATGTTTGAATGTTGGGAATGAAAAGGAAGCAGGAAGGGGATGAGACGGGTGGACCAGCTGTCTCAGCCCGACtatgaaagaaaaaaggtgagatataccttgtttttctttctgctagTGTCTCTATCAATCTTTATGTGACCGTCACTGAATGTGACTATTGGATGAAAAGGCTGGAATGTGAGCTCAGCATGCACCACACTGGTGTCTGGTAGAAAGCAGGAAGCTGATTCTTACTCTCTCCTCTCTGTGAAGATGCTGTCGATGCTTTGTGCCTCGATGTCGTTCTGCGCCTTCAGCTGGGAGACACGCAGGTAAAGGGAAAGCAGTGAGACAGGACCTTTAACGGGTACTCGGCCACTTCTGCATGATTGGCAGGTCACGCTTACCATGTTGTAGTCGTTGATCATCTCCTCCATCTCCGTGTTGGTGTTGAGCTTGTCCACCAGCTGGAAAGGTAGTTGACACAAACATGAATCAAAAAGCCCCTCAGATCCTCACCAAGACTCAAACAGCCCAGAAAGCCTGCAGTTGCAGAACAGTTGCAGAACCGCAGCGGTTTGTCTGTGGTGAACGTGACAGAAGCCCGTCCTGTTTACCATGTTGTAGTCAGCGAGCTGGCCCTGCAGGTCCTTAATCTCTGCAGCCAGGCCCTCCGCTCTGCAAGCGCACAAAACAGCAAAAGGTTAGCAACGACGGGCAATTCCCTGATGTCATCCTTAGAACTGTGTATTTATAAATCCTGAACGGTACCACTGGATAACTCTGCCACTCGCCTTTTCTCATAGGAGAGGTAGACGGAGTTCTCCTGGTTGTAGTTTTCGATCTCCTTGTGCAGTTTGCTGGTCTCAGTGGTCAGCTCGTTGATTTTACtcctgaaaacaacaaaaacgtcACTTTTCCACGTCCCCGCGTCGACCAAAAGGTCACGTACGGAAGCATTTATGTGACCCGATATGGCACCTCGCTAAATCACTTACGTTCCTTAATGGGTTTCTGATTTTGTCACATGACAACCACAACATGCCACGTCTTTTATTGCTAGCAACGTCAGCAACACGTGGAAGAGGGTGCAACGCGGCGTATGGGGAATACCAGAGACGGCACCCATGATGGGAGCGGGCATGCAGGGACTGGGAACCCGGTCAGAGGTAAATGGGCGGAGCTAAACGCGGGCCAATCCTGGAAGACAACATCtgagaggctgcagaagactggAGGACggggtggaggttctcctcccagcAGGGCGACACCATCCAGCCAGAGCTTCTATATTTAGGCTTGATGAAAACAAGAGTGTGAGCCCCGGGATTTAAGCCCAGGTCCCCCGTACCAAACGCAGACTCTCACCGCTACGCCACGGATGGACTGCATCGTTGAATACCAGAGCAAGCTGTAGGATATCTGTTTGTCCTAAAAATACacgttttttcttctaaatgtatccatttctttctctttcttattCACAGCTAAGCCCACAATCACCAAAATCTCTcacaatttccatttttttattatttttgttcaaaCGGGAAATTTGTTCTTAAcaggaaattagaaaaaaaaagatcccaaCAATTTAAGAGCATCAATTTagaaaaggtttgtttttttatttacattcgAATTAAAAAATACCACGTTGAAAATTACACATATCCTCCTCATGAATGTAAATATCTCTGCTGGCCTTACAGACATGAAGCTCTTGCTTTAATTAAGCTTTTTGCTCCTTTCCGCTGGTAATCTGATCAtgtatctttggtgatgagcacCAAGCCTCTGAGGCTGGAAGGCCTCCTCGCCATCAGCCTCATCTCTAGCGCCATCTGCAGGCTGCCTGTCAGGTTCAGCTCAGGACAGCGGCTGGAACGTTCACATCACTTCTAGTCAGAACAAATATCCCGGTGAAATGAAAACTGACTCAGAATCTGCCACGGCTATGAATAATTctgggtgtttgtttttttccattgcaTGAAATATCAAGAAAACCCACGGAAGTTGGTGTTAGTGATGTGACAAGGTGTGAAGAGGTTGAAGGGATGTGCCGCTTCCCTTTTAACCTTTAATCCTCTTAGTCCCAGAACCAAAATGGAACACACTACTATACTTCATAATCCCGGTAGTACAAATCCACACCAACACAGCTCATCAGATGGAAGGCTCATGGAGCTAGATGTGGCCACAGATCATTACCTGAGAAGACCCAGGTAGTAGGACTTATCCAGAATCTGTCTCTGAGGCCCTTCAGGAAGGAAAGCAAGGAGGGACAAAGTTgaagagagaaacaaaaaaagagtgaCATATGTAAAGCCTTAATGACAGTAACGTTCAATACAATGACGCAGATCCAGAGGATTCCATCCACAGACTGTTTCATTCAGGCACAAAGACCAGGCTGGGGGTTCTTTAACAGTACCTTTCATGCCGGTCTTCATCCCGCTGAGCCCCTGCTGGGTGACGGGCCTGTCAGTCACTTTGATGGGTGCTGACAGGACTCCAGGAGAGGGGATGCTCCCCCTCATAGCGGGATGCCCACCGGTACCCGGAACCATCTGTAAAACATGAATCTTAAGACGTACTCTTCACATCCAGGGACATCAGAGGAGCCTCAGATCCGTCCTAGACTGATGTGCAGCAATCATTGTTCTATAAGGTCATCGTTGGTGTCTTTACTCGTTAGCATTTCAGCTAAGAGCCCAAACTTATACGCCAGCCACTGCATCTGCTCAGCAGCAACTTGATGTCTCAAGCTTTTGTCTGATTTTAGAGCCTCGTAAAGTCCTGCGCCCTTATTCACAAAGATCCTGAGgttaaagtagctcttagtgacgtcatttAGGGAAATTAATGTTTTCATCATGTCAAACATTTCATAATTCAGTATGATCAGTTCATTTCTCTCCTTTTATGACTAGGAGCacgtctttgttttttgttgtactatcaaccaatcacagcttcTAACAGACATCGTCACGCCTAGCAGCAACGCAGTCATCTCTGGCTGAGATAACTATTTCCGCCAGCTGCCAGCAGCGGTCTTACCCCTG from Fundulus heteroclitus isolate FHET01 chromosome 21, MU-UCD_Fhet_4.1, whole genome shotgun sequence carries:
- the LOC105932153 gene encoding leucine-rich repeat-containing protein 19 isoform X1, whose amino-acid sequence is MISSLGLGFLSLQSEMMDGCWTFLLLLGLSAVVTGQPRQDVETDASGVRNLTGRLLQVIPPNHNSSNVSTLLIKGNQITLNETDRQALATYPTLVELHLGGNRVTAVPARCFSGLSRLRVLSLARNRISSLNPEALSGLDALEELDLSNNNLTELPAKMTELKTLKILRLEENPWNCSCPLLNAIGSLKEAHVIIGTTASCSSPAERQGRKLLDSINLCSTSSPGQNPPPTPVTSQQTKGISNMPATAATSPNCTISKADQKPAPGNTWKFTACVAALALTTCMLILAAIKGPSWYKRIHNYRHRRLHHDDDDEEPQTVSAVFRETRGQHTFMFEELSHQVEEGDEEEDGYFEDPYIKKAEDADAEIVGGTEAH
- the LOC105932153 gene encoding leucine-rich repeat-containing protein 19 isoform X2; amino-acid sequence: MISSLGLGFLSLQSEMMDGCWTFLLLLGLSAVVTGQPRQDVETDASGVRNLTGRLLQVIPPNHNSSNVSTLLIKGNQITLNETDRQALATYPTLVELHLGGNRVTAVPARCFSGLSRLRVLSLARNRISSLNPEALSGLDALEELDLSNNNLTELPAKMTELKTLKILRLEENPWNCSCPLLNAIGSLKEAHVIIGTTASCSSPAERQGRKLLDSINLCSTSSPGQNPPPTPVTSQQTKGISNMPATAATSPNCTISKDQKPAPGNTWKFTACVAALALTTCMLILAAIKGPSWYKRIHNYRHRRLHHDDDDEEPQTVSAVFRETRGQHTFMFEELSHQVEEGDEEEDGYFEDPYIKKAEDADAEIVGGTEAH
- the LOC105932153 gene encoding leucine-rich repeat-containing protein 19 isoform X3; this translates as MMDGCWTFLLLLGLSAVVTGQPRQDVETDASGVRNLTGRLLQVIPPNHNSSNVSTLLIKGNQITLNETDRQALATYPTLVELHLGGNRVTAVPARCFSGLSRLRVLSLARNRISSLNPEALSGLDALEELDLSNNNLTELPAKMTELKTLKILRLEENPWNCSCPLLNAIGSLKEAHVIIGTTASCSSPAERQGRKLLDSINLCSTSSPGQNPPPTPVTSQQTKGISNMPATAATSPNCTISKADQKPAPGNTWKFTACVAALALTTCMLILAAIKGPSWYKRIHNYRHRRLHHDDDDEEPQTVSAVFRETRGQHTFMFEELSHQVEEGDEEEDGYFEDPYIKKAEDADAEIVGGTEAH